In the genome of Nitrospirota bacterium, the window GGAAGAGATACTGAAGGAGTATCCGGATCTGGAGCCGGCAGATATCCGGCAGGCGCTCCAATATGCGGCCTCACTGGCCAGTGAGGAAGTGCATTCTCTGACAGGAAACTGGCCTTGAAATTCCTGGCGGATATGGGTGTCTCCATGAGCACTGTGTTGGCACTCCGTGAGCATGGACACGAGGCGGTTCATCTCCGCGAGGAGAACCTGGGGCGTCTTCCTGATGGCGCCATCATGGAAAAGGCCAGGCGTGAGGGACGGATCGTCTTGACATTTGATCTGGACTTCGGAGATATACTGGCTGCCAGCGCTCAGACTCTCCCCAGCGTTATTATCTTTCGGTTGCACAACCAGATCCCCTCATCGGTAACACCAAAATTATTGAAGGTTATATCGAAGCGCAGCAATGAACTGGCAGAAGGCGCCATCATCATTGTAGAGGATGCCCGATACAGACTGCGCCGGTTGCCTCTGGAACCATCAAGAGAGGAATAAAAGATGTTGTACCT includes:
- a CDS encoding DUF433 domain-containing protein, whose protein sequence is MFDRITFDPRIMGGRACIRGMRITVSLVVNLVANWMTTEEILKEYPDLEPADIRQALQYAASLASEEVHSLTGNWP
- a CDS encoding DUF5615 family PIN-like protein, with the protein product MKFLADMGVSMSTVLALREHGHEAVHLREENLGRLPDGAIMEKARREGRIVLTFDLDFGDILAASAQTLPSVIIFRLHNQIPSSVTPKLLKVISKRSNELAEGAIIIVEDARYRLRRLPLEPSREE